In Aquificaceae bacterium, the following proteins share a genomic window:
- the dnaN gene encoding DNA polymerase III subunit beta produces the protein MKLRIDRGEFLSALQKAKNATEKKSALPILNNFLLIAEDEFLTLKATDLENFLSLRISAEIEDEGKTAVNANKLTNVIKNMSVATVYLELKEDKLTVGGGRSTFRLTTLDPEDFPEFPQPETSTELPSVDLIKAIDKVEYAISKDDARYALQGLYVHEVDGKTHFVGSDGHRLALFWRNSPFPMELLIPRKSLKVIQGLMKDYIGSVQSGKDESFAHFVGEDWSLSVRLLEGEYPDYMIVIPKHFNHEVVVRKDALLESLKRLSAIAESSAFPVKISFSDHVALLEISDPEYGEGRDEVDVDYTGEPVEVGFNGKYLIEALDSFDVDRVWIKIVDPDSAVVIESDDTERDPYLCVVMPMRL, from the coding sequence ATGAAACTAAGAATAGACAGAGGAGAGTTTTTATCCGCCCTTCAGAAGGCAAAGAACGCCACAGAGAAGAAGTCCGCTCTGCCCATACTAAACAATTTTCTTCTTATCGCAGAGGACGAGTTTCTCACTCTAAAGGCAACAGACCTTGAAAACTTCCTGTCCCTGCGTATATCCGCAGAGATAGAAGATGAGGGTAAAACAGCAGTTAACGCAAATAAGCTTACCAACGTGATAAAGAATATGTCTGTTGCTACCGTTTACCTTGAGCTAAAGGAAGACAAGCTAACTGTAGGAGGTGGCAGGAGCACCTTTAGGCTTACGACCCTTGACCCAGAGGACTTTCCAGAATTTCCTCAACCAGAAACCTCCACAGAGCTTCCTTCGGTAGACCTTATCAAGGCAATAGACAAAGTGGAATACGCTATATCAAAAGATGATGCCCGCTATGCACTGCAGGGTCTTTATGTTCACGAGGTGGATGGGAAGACTCACTTTGTGGGTTCAGACGGACACAGGCTTGCCCTCTTTTGGAGGAATTCCCCTTTTCCCATGGAGCTACTTATACCAAGAAAAAGCCTAAAGGTCATTCAAGGTCTTATGAAAGATTACATCGGGTCTGTCCAATCTGGTAAGGATGAGTCCTTTGCCCACTTTGTTGGAGAGGACTGGAGCCTGTCAGTAAGGCTTTTGGAAGGTGAATACCCAGACTATATGATAGTCATACCCAAACACTTTAACCATGAGGTGGTTGTTAGAAAAGATGCTCTTCTTGAAAGTCTAAAAAGGCTTTCCGCCATAGCGGAGTCTTCCGCCTTTCCTGTGAAGATTAGCTTTTCCGACCACGTTGCCCTTCTTGAAATATCAGACCCAGAGTATGGAGAGGGAAGGGATGAGGTGGATGTGGACTACACTGGTGAGCCTGTAGAGGTAGGTTTTAACGGCAAATACCTTATTGAAGCCCTTGACAGTTTTGATGTGGATAGGGTATGGATAAAGATTGTTGACCCAGATAGTGCGGTGGTTATTGAGTCCGATGACACAGAAAGGGACCCATACCTCTGTGTGGTTATGCCAATGAGGCTCTAA